The Chiloscyllium plagiosum isolate BGI_BamShark_2017 chromosome 8, ASM401019v2, whole genome shotgun sequence genome includes a window with the following:
- the LOC122552259 gene encoding retinol dehydrogenase 8-like, which yields MSPRTVVITGCSSGIGLALAVKLAKDQLKRFKVIATMRDLGKKKQLEDAARETLDNMLEIKELDVCSEDSICKCVNSIPGQKVDILVSNAGMGLIGPVECQSLDTMKMVFDTNFFGLTRLVKEILPDMKRRQKGHIVVMSSVMGIHGLLFNDVYSASKFAVEGFCESLAIQALKFNINISLIEPGPVITEFEAKLYEDAAKMDLSSTDEETAKMFRQLYLPYSKKVFHTLGQTADDVAEHTVKVITSEKPPFRYQTNSLYTPLTTLKFADPTGKLHLDTYYKMIFQHDRIFNASLSLIKFLRGRSGNQPGRKHS from the exons TTATTGCAACAATGCGAGATTTAGGCAAGAAGAAACAACTGGAAGACGCGGCACGCGAGACATTGGACAACATGCTGGAAATTAAAGAACTTGATGTTTGCAGTGAAGATTCCATCTGCAAATGTGTGAACAGTATTCCAGGACAAAAAGTGGACATTTTgg TGAGTAATGCTGGAATGGGACTCATCGGACCAGTTGAGTGCCAAAGCTTAGACACCATGAAAATGGTGTTTGACACAAACTTCTTTGGTCTGACTCGTTTGGTGAAGGAGATTTTACCTGACATGAAAAGAAGGCAGAAGGGCCACATTGTCGTCATGAGTAGCGTTATGGGAATCCACG GTCTTCTCTTCAACGATGTCTATTCAGCATCAAAATTTGCTGTGGAGGGTTTCTGTGAAAGTTTGGCAATTCAAGCCTTAAAATTCAATATAAA CATCAGTCTCATTGAGCCAGGACCAGTCATCACTGAGTTTGAAGCCAAATTGTATGAGGATGCTGCTAAAATGGACCTCTCCAGTACGGATGAAGAAACAGCAAAAATGTTTCGGCAACTTTACCTTCCCTATTCCAAGAAAGTCTTCCATACTCTTGGACAAACAGCAGACGATGTAGCCGAG CACACAGTGAAGGTGATTACATCCGAAAAGCCTCCGTTCCGTTACCAGACCAACAGTCTGTACACTCCACTCACGACATTGAAGTTTGCTGACCCAACTGGGAAGCTGCACCTTGACACTTACTACAAAATGATCTTCCAACATGACAGGATATTCAATGCAAGCCTCAGCCTTATCAAATTCTTAAGAGGGAGAAGTGGAAACCAGCCGGGAAGAAAACACTCTTGA